The DNA segment CGATTATGAAGGCGAGCGGCTCGTGCGGCTCGTGGACACGGCGGGGAGGACCGTCCGGCTCACGCACGACGAGAGAGGCCACATCACGCGGATGGCCGTCTTTGCGGCCGGCGACGAGCGCGCTCCGCTCCAGACCGTCTCGTTCGGCTACGACGCGGGCGGGGAGCTCGTCCGCGTGACGGATCCGTGCGGGAACGACTTCACCTACCTCTACGACGAGCGCCGGCGGCTCGTGAAGAAGACGCTGCCGACGGGTCTGTCATTCCATTACATTTACGATGCCGAGAGCGGCCGCTGCGTCCGGGCCTTCGGCGACGGCGGCATCCACGCGGGCGACATCACCTACGACGAGCAGCAAGGGACCACGAGGCTCTCGGGCAATCCCTCGCCGCGGGTCTTCTCCTGGAGGCCCTGCGACGGCGCGCTCCTCGGCGTCACGACGAACGACGGCACGGCCGCGCGGACGTGCGTGCTCGACGACGATGGGCTCGTCCTCGAGGAGAAGGACGCGGCAGGGAATACGAGCCGCTTCGAATACGACGCGCGAGGCAACCTCGTGAAGATCACGGACGCCCTCGGGCGCGTGACCGAGTTCGTCCACGTGGACGATCGCGTGGCGCGGCGCGTGGCGGGTGAGCGCGTGACCGAATACGATTACGATACACGCGGGCAGCTCAAGAGGGTGAAGTACCCGGGAGGCACGTGGCTCGCGCTCGATCACGATGAGCACGGGCGACTCGTGACGATCGCAGACGCCGGGGGGATCCGAGCGCGGTTTGTCTGGGACGATCAGCATCAATGCATCGAGGAGCACCTCGCGAGCGGGCTCGTGCGACGATGGGAATACGACGGGCTCGGGCGGCCCATCGCCTGCGTGGATCCGTACGGCCACAGGACGCGGCGCGAGCTCGACCCGCTCGGGCGCGTGCGCGTGCACGAGAACCCCGACGGGACGCGCGTGTCGTTCGAATACGATGCGCTCGGACGCAGGACGCGCCGCACGGACGAGCTCGGCCGCACGGAGACCTTTCGCCACGCAGGCACGAGCTCCATGGTCGAGGCCCGGAGCGAGGCGGGGACGACCTGGAGCGTGAGCCACGACGTGCTCGAAAGGCCCCAAAGGATCCAGAACCCGAAGGCCGAGATCCACGACATTCGTTACGATCGCCTGGGCCGGGTCACGGAAATGCGCACGTTCGACGGGCGCATCCTTCGCGCGGCATACGGTAGGAATGGCCTCGTCTCGCGTCTCTCGTTGCCCGATGGAACGTGGCGGGCCTATCGATACAACGAGCTCGACGAGCTGGTCGAGGAGGATACGCCCCACGGCGCAGGCCGGATCGTACGCGACGAGGGCTCGCGCAAGGTGACGTACGAGCTCGAGGATCCGGCCGGGAAGGTCTCGGTCGAGATGTATTTCGACGAGGCCGGGAGGGTCGTGTCGACGACGCAGAGCGCGGGCACGATCCGGTACGAATACGACGCCTTGAACCGACGCACCGCCGTGCACCTGCCGAGCGGGAAGGTCACGCGATACGTATACGACGACGCGGGGCGCGTGGCGGCGATCGAGCACGGCGGCGAGCGCGTGGAGTTCGGCCGCGACGCGGCCGGGGCGATGAACGGCTTTCGATTCGCGCGATCCGGGGTCGAGGCGAGGTTCGGCTTCGACGCGCGCGGGCGCGTCACGCAGGAGTGGGCGGGCAAGGACGGCCGCGCGCTGGTTTCACGTGTCTATACATGGGACACGTCGTCGACGCTCGTGGGCAAACGGGACATGCGGTGGGGCGAGGTGCGTTATCGGCACGACGAGGTCGGGCAGCTCGTCGAGGCGGGCCACGATCGATTCGAATACGACGCCGCCGGCTCGGTCGAGCCCGCGGGCGCCGGGTGGGACGTGCATCCGGGCAACGTGCTGCGCAGGACCACGAGCGCCGCGTACACGTACGACGAGTGCAACCGGCGCATCCGTAAAGAGCACCTCGACACGGGCGAGACGACCGAATACTTCTGGGATTGTCGAGGCAACCTGCGGGAGGTCGTGCGCGGCGACGGGACGCGGATCCTGATGACGTACGATCTCTTCGGCAGGCGCGTGAAGAAAGAGGTCGTCGGGCCCGTTCGCCCGGCCTCACGCGAGGAATTGCCTCCCCTCCCCTCGCGTCGCACCGTGGAGTATCTCTGGGACGGGGACCTCCTCCTCGC comes from the Polyangium spumosum genome and includes:
- a CDS encoding DUF6531 domain-containing protein, whose protein sequence is MASIDGKKIATTGSGHFCPGPTPAMSLVPPTPPAGPVTAPFAYMSHSSSARNVSDHLLVAYRPVLTQGSVMSIHKPGNLPGQPTGGDIVTHMTGAHSELFFAGQHEVFAGGKPVSCTGDMARMNVPMKGGFVAQVIGRLITMDNVLFARSVPALAAGAQVILDPVSVVSGAVMDEDVDVSLPGPIEVTWRRLYDSSRASEHGPLGHGGWTHAYHQWIEVEDDTLRLRDEDGSTLLLRNVYPGQPVVHRRKRIEITLDTRGGGASVVSFATGLRRVFRPQGGARALLVEITNAAGQRIRLDYEGERLVRLVDTAGRTVRLTHDERGHITRMAVFAAGDERAPLQTVSFGYDAGGELVRVTDPCGNDFTYLYDERRRLVKKTLPTGLSFHYIYDAESGRCVRAFGDGGIHAGDITYDEQQGTTRLSGNPSPRVFSWRPCDGALLGVTTNDGTAARTCVLDDDGLVLEEKDAAGNTSRFEYDARGNLVKITDALGRVTEFVHVDDRVARRVAGERVTEYDYDTRGQLKRVKYPGGTWLALDHDEHGRLVTIADAGGIRARFVWDDQHQCIEEHLASGLVRRWEYDGLGRPIACVDPYGHRTRRELDPLGRVRVHENPDGTRVSFEYDALGRRTRRTDELGRTETFRHAGTSSMVEARSEAGTTWSVSHDVLERPQRIQNPKAEIHDIRYDRLGRVTEMRTFDGRILRAAYGRNGLVSRLSLPDGTWRAYRYNELDELVEEDTPHGAGRIVRDEGSRKVTYELEDPAGKVSVEMYFDEAGRVVSTTQSAGTIRYEYDALNRRTAVHLPSGKVTRYVYDDAGRVAAIEHGGERVEFGRDAAGAMNGFRFARSGVEARFGFDARGRVTQEWAGKDGRALVSRVYTWDTSSTLVGKRDMRWGEVRYRHDEVGQLVEAGHDRFEYDAAGSVEPAGAGWDVHPGNVLRRTTSAAYTYDECNRRIRKEHLDTGETTEYFWDCRGNLREVVRGDGTRILMTYDLFGRRVKKEVVGPVRPASREELPPLPSRRTVEYLWDGDLLLAEIDAERGERTLVYHPDTMVPLLQGEGDVVFGVLADHVGAVTELVDGAGALVFSGTYSAWGALAQVESKAGPSGRPVAPLLRRLGHHHDEDVGLSYVRYRWFDPEVMRFSSPDPLGLEGGPNLFAFNGSPVMHVDPLGLACVLLGNPTVDAFISECMAGGRRDSGSYQVYVHGTVDAVHVQHADGSWTQMTPRDLGQRLMMAGNWDRNVPLKLFSCNTGRRPDVIAAHLASQYRVSVFAPSEIVWGPGQYIAPPIGVQDSSRLVPQPGVSYYPDLSRAGKWNLWAAGGYPSPYNHYPDIPPRTPLP